One window from the genome of Anolis sagrei isolate rAnoSag1 chromosome 4, rAnoSag1.mat, whole genome shotgun sequence encodes:
- the FGD2 gene encoding FYVE, RhoGEF and PH domain-containing protein 2 isoform X2, whose amino-acid sequence MIFSNISSIYNFHAKFFLPELQKRIENWDTNPRIGDIILKVAPFLKMYSEYVKNFDKAVELITTWSEKSLPFQELISHIQKEEICANLTLQHHMLEPIQRIPRYELLLKDYIRKLPLESPDQEDAQKALELIFTAAKHSNAAIAEMERLQNLWEVYHRLGLEDDIVDPSNELIKEGPIQKISFRHNTTTEKYLFLFNNLLLYCVPKVIQVGAEFQVRSRIDVEGMKVRELNDVEFPHAFLVSGKQRTLELQARSQDEMDAWIKAFQSAIDKKEKRNESFKAAIQRPEAETQDLNKYQPEELGNRAPQWVRDKLVTMCMRCKDPFNAITRRRHHCRACGYVVCGRCSNYKIELQYDKNGPKRVCVECYTFLTGHLLHDKPCGKHKGILEKGSAEISGQSLMCSFLQLLDKNGKGSKKGWFVIARDDPLVLYIYAAPQDVKAHTSIPLLGYQVKELPPSDARHMFQLVQSKQVYTLAAETEDLKQRWMKAIAHSACGEEEEDSFDEME is encoded by the exons ATGATATTCTCTAATATCTCATCCATTTACAACTTCCACGCCAAGTTTTTCCTGCCAGAGCTACAGAAACGTATAGAGAATTG ggatacaaatcccaggattgggGACATCATCCTGAAAGTTGCTCCTTTTCTGAAGATGTATAGTGAATATGTGAAGAACTTTGACAAGGCAGTGGAGCTGATCACCACATGGTCTGAAAAGTCCTTGCCGTTCCAGGAACTCATCTCACACATTCAG AAAGAGGAGATCTGTGCGAACTTAACCTTACAGCACCACATGCTGGAACCTATACAGAGAATCCCCAGATACGAACTCCTTCTGAAGGATTATATTCGAAAGCTGCCTCTGGAATCACCGGACCAAGAGGATGCACAGA AAGCTCTGGAGTTGATTTTCACAGCAGCCAAACACTCTAATGCTGCCATTGCAGAAATG GAACGACTTCAGAACCTTTGGGAGGTGTATCACAGGCTGGGGCTGGAAGATGACATCGTTGACCCTTCAAATGAGCTGATTAAAGAGGGACCCATTCAGAAAATCTCTTTCCGGCACAACACCACAACAGAGAAATACCTGTTCTTG TTTAATAACCTGCTGCTTTACTGTGTGCCCAAAGTCATTCAAGTGGGTGCGGAGTTTCAGGTGCGAAGCCGGATTGATGTGGAGGGAATGAAG GTTCGAGAACTAAATGATGTGGAGTTTCCTCATGCTTTCCTTGTGTCTGGAAAACAGCGAACTCTAGAATTACAAGCCAG ATCCCAGGATGAGATGGATGCCTGGATAAAG GCATTTCAGTCTGCCATTgacaagaaggagaaaaggaatgagtcCTTCAAGGCAGCCATCCAAAGGCCAGAAGCAGAGACTCAAGACTTGAAT aaataccagcctgAGGAACTGGGCAATAGGGCTCCTCAGTGGGTAAGAGACAAGCTGGTAACCATGTGCATGCGTTGCAAGGACCCGTTCAATGCTATCACACGCAGAAGGCATCACTGCCGGGCCTGTGGCTAT GTGGTGTGTGGCCGCTGTTCCAATTACAAGATTGAGTTGCAGTATGACAAGAATGGACCCAAACGTGTCTGTGTGGAATGCTACACCTTTCTGACGGGACATTTGCTGCATGATAAGCCATGTGGGAAGCACAAAGGGATTTTGGAG AAAGGATCTGCAGAAATATCAGGACAGAGTCTGATGTGCAGTTTCCTTCAGCTTCTGGACAAGAATGGAAAAGGGAGCAAGAAGGGCTGGTTTGTGATCGCACGAGATGACCCTCTTGTGTTGTATATTTATGCTGCACCTCAG GATGTCAAAGCGCACACCTCCATCCCCCTTCTGGGCTACCAAGTCAAAGAGTTGCCTCCAAGTGATGCCCGTCACATGTTCCAGTTGGTGCAGTCCAAACAGGTGTATACATTGGCTGCAGAGACAGAGGACTTGAAACAGCGGTGGATGAAAGCCATAGCGCACTCTGCCTGCGGCGAAGAAGAGGAAGACTCATTTGATGAAATGGAATAA